The Topomyia yanbarensis strain Yona2022 chromosome 3, ASM3024719v1, whole genome shotgun sequence nucleotide sequence TGGCCATGTAGGGCGAATGCCTGAAAGACCAGTCAAACTAATGTTCAGTGGAAAATCTGTAACCGGGTCGTCGACTTCGGTGCAACCCTTCACTCGCCCTACACTCATCTGTACAAGGAAATGCGAGAGTGACGCCGCAATATCGAGCAACCTGGATGTCTACAATATATTTTGTTATAACTGGGAACCGGCGGATTGATCGGTCATGATGATCATGATACCTTTGTTTTTGAAGATTCCGTGGAGTTCATTTTGTTTACATCATTAACACATAGCTATTTGATTCTCTTAGGTACAAAGCGTGGTCCGAGCTTAACGAGTGCCAGCATGATGAAGGATGGAATCTCGTGGGAAAACTGCATTTCTGCATACTAACTTTATTGTCAATACCAATACAACAAAAAATCTAATTATAACGTATTCAACTTCTTTACATTTCCGCATGAAAATTGGTACTCTGTAGTACTAAGCGGCATGCAATCATAAAAAAGTATTAATATTTTTGCGGTAACGAACGTCCttaatcaaatttatttattttttaatttatattgtATTTATTACATAATGAAACTGGATACGGGTGAGCGCGACTAAATtggtttttggttcttttataTAATGAGATTagaatttttcttattttatttaataCGAGTTACCAACCTTTCCAGATATTCTGAACTTTTCCACAtatttgaagaaactgtaacaGTCTTCCAATGTGAGCTTGAGTTAAACTCTAAGGATAATGACTAGTTCACACTTCGCATTTATTTTATCATGAGTCtttacattacaattttgtttgtAGTTAATAGCCTTCCCCTAGGTTGATGAATTTGATGGCATTGCTAGCAGCATCAAGCATTTTTCGTGCATCAGTTAAAAGAACCTCTTACAGataattgctttaagatggttattgcattacgccacCTTGCCAAACTAACGATCAAACGCTAGCCTGTGCACGCTGACTCGGCCTACTGGCGGGTAAACATGGATTAAATTTGGCTGTGCaccgtgtttgcagacattgttccacagtttaATGGCGGTGTTGGTGGACTTGCAGTGAActtcattgtgtgtcgatttattggCCGACTTCGTCATCGTTCACAGGCTTTTTAGCACTAATGTGCTATTGCTATGTGCTATTCGTATATCTagttgagtatttgtgacagatgagtcagggaatggatacagaactggcgtatatgatagaatagtgggtaatccttcctaggattcgttggtcactttttgcGGTGTTGAATTCGTGCATTCcttcgggaagatcggattggataaattaaagtACGACTAATATACCGACACGCGTGAATAATCCATTTCCGGACAGCAGagcatgataaaattttaacagaaagcaattgtcgttaatggtaaatcaatatcatttgctggcatttaAACGAGTTCGAGTAGTTTGATTGTATGTTACATGTGTCCTTTTTTCTATTTCATTAGTATGTTTTACTGTACTTCTAGTAGTTTGCTTTTCTACTACTCATGTATTCCAAAAATTAGATCGCCAATTTATACGCTTTTACGCTCTTTGcatctgttttttttctttattcggagaactatttttccttttattgctaggtatatcttaaattagattcaaACTAACACTCAGTAACATAATCAACTACATGTTCCATCATATACGCACACAATCGCTCTCATCCAAAATGatcaaacgctcgtggccttcgcggtAGCACAaatctggtcacaaacgcgaacatgctaTTGTAATAATCCATACATACCCACTCCCGCGAGCGAAAATGAAAACATTCCGGTGAttgagtgaacgttttagcacttataaactcataaacgcggtctcaagtgcgGACCTGCAAACACATgttttcgcgcgatcatgaatcggtcacgttcgaAAGTCCCTACCCTTGACACTAGTACgataggtccatgccttcagttgaaccagtACAAAAAATGACCCTTATACTGAACAACGCGTCTCATTGCGATATGACTTGAAATCCAGTGATATGGGGaatctcactctcttctagcattcagCACATTAACATGCAAATGCTTAAGATCTTCGAGATCGTCCACGCGCATCAaaacccgcgatctcgcaaacattaaaacaccccgatgaataagtgaatgttttagtaATAATAAACGtataaacgcgatctcaagcggcaacctacaaacgcccatgTTCTGATAATGTATCGGTGATGTTCGGAAATCTCTACCTTCGGTCTTAGaagccttcagctggaccaaaaAATGGCGCTCATATTCACTGGACAATATGTTCGGATGGTCACGCGGtcatgaaatagaatttatacacgcgaagttacatacacgcgacatacaaacgcccacgtgATCGGACCCGTTAACATAAaaacgctcgagctcttcgcgatgataccaGCGATCgcaaagtccctacgcccgcacatatcgtACAATGAATAACAccttcagaatcacggcccgctgcaattggcatCCAGCAGTGTTTTAGTCTCGTTTGCAAGCGAGTGACTCTGACGGAGAGCCCTTACGAAGTTTAAAAGAAAAGGTTTACGAAATATTTATCCGACAATTCTCTTGAAAAGTCATTGTGACAATATATAATTTCAATTCATTTTCCTTTAATTCAAATTATGTTGGTTGTGGGGTGCAGATTAAACTCCCACAATCCCTCTTACGTCACTGGCCAAGAATAATGCAAGATCAACCTCAGTGTTGCAAACCGCTTCACAAAATGAACCTACTTAGTTCAATATTTCAACGTCAGTATTTGCTCCTATCCACTCTAGATACTCAGTTAGGCGCGTGTTAACCGCTGATCGACCACGATCGCACCCTCGAATTCCAGAAAAGTGGAACGAGTGAATCCCGATGACAAGTTTTTCACCGTCGACATCCGCGTAAACTGGACTACCTTCATCACCCTGAAATTTTATGAGAAAGATTTTTAGTTACTGTTTTCCTATTAATTCCAACCAACACTAACATCACAAGGACCTCCATCGTCTGTTCCGGTACAAATGTGTCCATCCCGGACAAAACTATGCGACAAACCACATACGAAATTGGAAATCACTTCCGCATGTGCAAACTGCAGATGCTGCAGCGGCAGTGGTTCATTGTCTCTGTTTCCGGTGTTACCCCAACCAACGAGTGTGGAATTCCAACCATTGAACGTGAACGGAATGTGGTATCGTCGGGGAAGATTCGCTATTTCGACATAGTTTCCCAGAATGGCTGGTCGGGAAAGTTGTATTATTGCCAAGTCGTCTCTGTTGAAAAATGAACTATAATTCGGATGTATGATGATGTGCGACGGAATGTTAAGCACTGGGATGACTTCAACGATATTGGTCATATCACTGGCACCGGCCACAACCGTCAAAGTGTTTGTTCTGAAATTGTCGAAAAAGTTTAtgaaagttttcaaaatttttgcaaaGATATTTATACCCAGAAACACATTTCGCAGCCGTTAGGATAAATCTGGTTGAGATCAGCACGCCACCACAAAAGGTGTGATCGGATGTACCGGAGATCAGTATACCAACGGAAGAAGGAAAATCAAGCGGCGATGCTGTTTGTCCATTGCTAATCCTTCCTTGCAGTTTCGGAGAAACTGCAAAGGATACAGCCAGCAGTGAGCCGAACAACAGAAGTGTTTTCATCTTTCGTGCAGAACCTAAACTAACTGCATCACGAAGAACTGATTAAATTTAACAGTTGGGAAGTTCCCGAGACGTATCAAACCATTTCTCAAAGATTAGATAACTTAAATCAGTCTAATGCAGTCaagaaaatttattgaaaatctcAAACGTCAACCAAAACAAATCAGATTGCTAATCATGGTCTTATCTCAACACCTGTATGCTCTACTAACCAATTCAGGTGCTCGGTAAGGCGCGTATGAACAGCCGATCGACCCCGATCGCACCCGCGAATACCAGAAAAGTGGAACGAATGAATTGCGATCACAGTAAACTCTCCACCCTCGGTTATCATGACTGGACCACCTTCGTCTCCCTgagaaaaagaatattttattttccttcTTGATAACTTcaaccaaaccaaaaaaaagcTCACCTCGCACGGACTTCCATTGTCTCCTGAAGTGCAGACGTGTTCATCGGTAATGAACGAGTGGGACAACCCGCAGACAAAGTTACTAATGATCGGATTACGCAAGACCTGCAGATGCTGCAGTGGCACAGCTTCGTCCTCCCGTTGGCCTGTCTTGCCCCAACCGACAAGAGTTGCTCCAAATCCGTTGAATGAATTTCCAACTTGGGATCGACTGGGTAGTCTAGCGACCGCTACTGTGGGACCTAGGGTGGCCTCCCTAGCTAGTGTCAAGAGTGCCAGATCTGCACGATTTATCACCGTTGAACTGTGGTTCCAGTGAAGTCGAACGTGGGTTACCGGTAGGAACTGTTGAACACGCGTCATGTCCGTTGATCCCAGCAGGACGGTTAACATCGTTTGACTATGTGTGTGATTGAAGTTAGTAGCTTGACTATTAAAGTTACATGTTTGTACAGCTTACCGTATAACGCAGTTGGCAGTAGTCAGAACGAATCGGGGTGTTACCAGAACTCCAGCGCAGAACGTATGTGCATCATCTCCCGAGATCATGATACCTACCGTGAACGGGAAATCATTGGTTCCTGCCTGCTCTCCACCGGAGATGCGGGCGTTTCTGTCCTCGATAGCAAAGGCCACCGTCAGGGCGAAGAAAAAGATTAGTACACTTTTCATCTCCAAACAGCTTGATTGTTTACGTCGAACTGAACTCGAATCGGTTTGAGCGATTGCATGCAATTCTCGGTGTCTGATTGATCGCTCATAAAGTGATTAGATATAATTAAACTGGTAAGGTTCGCGTTAATATAAAAGCGAcgttttattttatgaatttctgATCATGGTGTTCTTTTAATTGAGCTAGTCGTACTTTGATTTTCGTCTTTTGGTACGCTTGGACATGCAATATCTCAATGCAGTTGTACATAACAAGATAATGCTATCGATTTGCATGTCACCTTCGAGAGTGTGATGTATTTAGCTTCCACTACTAAGGTAATAATGCAGTTCCTCTGCATCTGCTAGCCCAGACCAATCATCActcttcgtcacaaatttggtataccccccTACCctcccaaaatgctacgtcatttaagCATGGCCCCACTGAAATTGCACAGTTCCCATCTCCCTCTAGTGATTTTTACGGGTGAAGATTATCGAGATGCTCAAAACTTGTAAaaatctatggtcactttttccCAGACATTTTATTGGCATCTCCATTAGAAGTATCAGTAAAACAAGCACAGTTCCAACTACCGATTTGTTGCTTATCCACAGGACAAACAGTCCAGTATTGACTTTAAACAATCTCGCTTTAGAGCTATACTGCCCATATAATCAttagagtcccatatggatatATACCACAACatgattgtcccatccataaggctcaacgaaaaatgtaaatcttgaaaagcgtttttctcgacttgctgtttttcaatcgGGGACTCCTCAGTCTATCTTGtgacctcgcacaaagcagaagcgaAAAAtagctacgctatagcaggctataggcaccaatgaagccttgtgttctatatcagtgcataaacaatattgtatcgttgccccggctgcggagtgaaatgagtttgccaaatgaaacaaaagtgcccgtgctacgggataacacgatttcgatcaactttaataaaactcgtgttagactcacagttcaggaagtggaaaaATTAGTTAAAgataaaatggagcttaatctcgctgaagttacgtacattctgCTGCATCACGTAAAACCTGTGTTTTGATCActtttagaagcttagcacaggccgaaaacttcattgcaaagaacaacatgcaacacgaggtcgaatttaataacaccagaatcaagatccccgtgcatattgaaaacgacatggtggacgtgtgtatccatgatttggccccgcgcacttgCGATGATTACAtgaaacgaatcatgtcgcaattatgagaagtagaatctattccGAATTactcctggagaaattttttcaacggcattcccaacggcgttcgtattgtgaggatgcgagtgactaaaccaataccttcttacatgactatcgaatgcaaataaccgaaggaaggcgtgacctataagcaaacaacgctaatcacatatcccgggcagacccctaCATGTCAATTCTGTAatcatacagcccactacggaaaagcATGCGCCAAAgaaactagtcaaaactcatctactacagccaactctaacaagctgCCACCGACGCttacagataaaccaaaaacaacgatccaattaaccaataatacaGGTACAACGTCCACGACAACCACTcctaaaccaacaactagcatcgccaacaAAGAAG carries:
- the LOC131693488 gene encoding brachyurin-like; translated protein: MKSVLIFFFALTVAFAIEDRNARISGGEQAGTNDFPFTVGIMISGDDAHTFCAGVLVTPRFVLTTANCVIRQTMLTVLLGSTDMTRVQQFLPVTHVRLHWNHSSTVINRADLALLTLAREATLGPTVAVARLPSRSQVGNSFNGFGATLVGWGKTGQREDEAVPLQHLQVLRNPIISNFVCGLSHSFITDEHVCTSGDNGSPCEGDEGGPVMITEGGEFTVIAIHSFHFSGIRGCDRGRSAVHTRLTEHLNWLVEHTGVEIRP